The following coding sequences are from one Campylobacter sp. RM16187 window:
- a CDS encoding peptidase M50 — MLLNTFAPPFGLVGGYFIVGILFLLASVFVFFGVDLSSLTSLKTAGFFHVYLVGFVMSIIIGALYQLTSVILEKAFSTIKFAFLNLILYSAGVLVLSLGMYLEKMALIHAGGGILFITLLFFAVTYALSFLGAKKGGLAVVALLISALFLLVGVVLGFMLILILSGKFALDFELVLHYHIYFVLGFVFLIIVGVASVLLPMFALVHDLKFYLSKLSIALFLVGGVALKFSLEFALVLIALSVICFLLEALLILKKRVRKAYDYWNLNVFFALVWLFVCIVCIALDKIEFAVFTLTFGFLYAFIVGHLYKIMPFLIWYHYVAKFVGKAKVPLLDDMMIKWVANLSLVFQTVSVAAYFGNLNLLSQICLVLSVVLVMVNVINFFKYTKFGVKNEG, encoded by the coding sequence ATGCTGCTAAACACATTTGCTCCGCCGTTTGGTCTGGTCGGCGGATATTTTATCGTTGGGATTTTGTTCTTGCTTGCAAGCGTGTTTGTCTTTTTCGGAGTTGATTTAAGCTCGCTTACAAGCCTAAAAACCGCTGGATTTTTCCACGTATACCTCGTGGGATTTGTCATGAGCATCATTATCGGAGCGCTATATCAGCTTACTTCCGTTATCCTTGAAAAGGCTTTTTCGACTATAAAATTTGCTTTTTTAAATTTGATTTTATATTCGGCCGGCGTTTTGGTGCTAAGCCTTGGGATGTATCTTGAAAAGATGGCACTTATCCATGCGGGAGGCGGGATTTTATTTATCACGCTACTATTTTTTGCCGTTACTTACGCGCTTAGCTTTTTAGGCGCCAAAAAAGGCGGTTTGGCTGTGGTTGCGCTGCTTATTTCGGCTCTATTTTTGCTTGTGGGAGTCGTGCTTGGCTTTATGCTTATCTTGATACTGTCCGGTAAATTTGCGCTTGATTTTGAGCTGGTTTTGCATTATCACATCTACTTTGTACTCGGCTTTGTATTTTTGATCATAGTTGGCGTTGCAAGCGTGCTTTTGCCTATGTTTGCTCTTGTGCATGATCTTAAATTTTATCTTAGCAAGCTATCTATCGCGCTATTTTTAGTAGGCGGTGTGGCGCTTAAATTTAGCCTTGAATTCGCTCTTGTTTTGATAGCTTTGAGTGTGATTTGCTTTTTGCTTGAAGCGCTTTTGATACTTAAAAAAAGAGTTAGAAAGGCTTATGACTACTGGAATTTAAATGTCTTTTTCGCTCTTGTTTGGCTGTTTGTTTGCATAGTTTGTATAGCTCTTGATAAGATAGAATTTGCCGTATTTACGCTTACTTTTGGCTTTTTATACGCCTTTATCGTCGGACATCTTTATAAGATTATGCCGTTTTTAATCTGGTATCATTATGTGGCGAAATTTGTAGGCAAGGCTAAGGTGCCTTTGCTTGATGATATGATGATAAAATGGGTGGCGAATTTATCTTTGGTGTTTCAGACGGTTTCTGTTGCGGCTTATTTTGGCAACTTAAATTTGTTAAGCCAAATTTGCCTTGTTTTAAGCGTGGTGCTAGTTATGGTTAATGTAATAAACTTTTTTAAATACACTAAATTCGGAGTTAAAAATGAGGGATAA